A genome region from Nitrosopumilus oxyclinae includes the following:
- a CDS encoding response regulator, protein MDTKTSCEIALTHLKNKQFITAHNLFLNQAELIKKSDLLKSALLYMLASECRNRQGKNSENEIKQASDLFLKYSKAKDSTNVKGALLCASKCLLSLGEFDKAKVAYQKAKLMFQTPISTIRPIVIIDDSKSIAMKLKTYAEKLGYSEIHVFENGKDGVKGCKKLFSENQTPVVLLDMGLPDLEGDVVATKLLNEKIDLQIVVITADEKTTTRVNKTISSGVSAFIQKPFTLDEVKNAIDIAESEYSLLQ, encoded by the coding sequence TTGGATACTAAAACAAGCTGTGAAATAGCATTAACTCATCTTAAAAATAAACAATTCATTACTGCTCATAATCTTTTTCTAAACCAAGCTGAATTGATAAAAAAATCAGACCTTCTAAAGTCTGCTTTGTTATACATGCTAGCAAGTGAATGCAGAAATAGACAAGGAAAAAATTCTGAAAATGAAATTAAACAAGCAAGTGATTTGTTTTTAAAATATTCTAAAGCAAAAGATTCTACAAATGTTAAAGGTGCTTTACTATGTGCATCAAAATGTCTTTTAAGTTTAGGTGAATTTGACAAAGCTAAAGTTGCATATCAAAAAGCAAAATTAATGTTTCAAACACCTATCTCCACTATTCGACCTATTGTAATCATTGATGACAGTAAATCAATTGCAATGAAACTAAAAACATATGCTGAAAAACTGGGCTATTCTGAAATTCATGTCTTTGAAAATGGAAAAGATGGAGTGAAGGGATGCAAAAAACTATTTTCTGAAAACCAAACACCTGTAGTATTACTTGACATGGGATTGCCTGATTTAGAAGGTGATGTGGTTGCTACAAAATTATTAAATGAAAAAATTGATTTACAGATTGTAGTAATTACTGCTGATGAAAAAACAACTACTCGTGTTAACAAAACTATTAGTTCTGGTGTTTCTGCATTTATTCAAAAACCATTCACACTTGATGAAGTTAAAAATGCAATAGATATTGCAGAATCTGAATATTCCTTACTACAATAA
- a CDS encoding Lrp/AsnC family transcriptional regulator translates to MSEDAWSNLDKVDQKIIEILNNNARTPSKEIASELKKSGHDVSDRTIRKRIERLEKSGIIKGYKAVLTDVSGINQYQAVLMKLKPSKSLEAVKDSIKDFITKMDNYLLISNMEGEWNMLVLLQINSEKTNTSQKIVEKFSDELIDYRINEIDIKDVNILNMSLLLL, encoded by the coding sequence ATGAGCGAAGATGCTTGGTCAAATTTAGACAAGGTTGATCAAAAAATTATTGAAATTCTTAACAATAATGCAAGGACCCCATCAAAAGAAATTGCATCTGAATTAAAAAAATCAGGTCATGACGTTTCAGATAGAACAATTAGAAAAAGAATAGAGCGTTTAGAAAAAAGTGGAATCATCAAAGGATACAAAGCAGTTCTAACAGACGTATCAGGAATTAATCAATACCAAGCAGTGTTAATGAAATTAAAACCATCCAAATCACTTGAAGCAGTAAAAGATTCAATCAAAGATTTTATTACAAAAATGGACAATTATCTACTAATATCAAACATGGAGGGGGAATGGAACATGCTCGTACTATTACAAATAAATTCAGAAAAAACAAACACATCTCAAAAAATTGTAGAGAAATTTTCAGATGAGTTGATTGATTATAGAATAAATGAAATTGACATTAAAGATGTAAACATTCTGAACATGTCATTATTGTTATTGTAG
- a CDS encoding YkgJ family cysteine cluster protein: MEFRCIDECSQCCIEREYYPSKKFGKIGVLILPEEKKRIETLAIKNNLEIKILPRIGMSENKNTLPTKILAYQLMGAEKNGNTCPFLDKDSGDKSPHGGFPCKIYNQRPLACTAYPLIETEPITLDQKCKFCKEHGNADGNLHAETEALLKIKEKMIPDAQVIWRYATNVGEIEDQKVLESGWILEQ, encoded by the coding sequence ATGGAATTTAGATGCATTGATGAGTGCTCTCAGTGCTGCATTGAAAGAGAATATTATCCAAGTAAAAAATTCGGCAAAATAGGAGTATTGATTCTACCTGAAGAGAAAAAAAGAATCGAAACCCTTGCAATTAAAAATAATTTAGAAATTAAGATTTTACCAAGAATTGGAATGTCTGAAAATAAAAATACCCTTCCAACAAAAATTTTAGCATATCAATTAATGGGTGCAGAGAAAAACGGGAACACATGCCCATTTTTAGATAAAGATAGTGGAGATAAATCACCACATGGCGGATTCCCATGTAAGATATACAATCAAAGACCTCTTGCATGTACTGCATATCCTTTGATTGAAACAGAGCCAATCACACTAGATCAAAAATGCAAATTTTGCAAAGAGCATGGGAATGCAGATGGGAATTTACATGCTGAAACTGAAGCGCTTTTAAAAATTAAAGAAAAAATGATTCCAGATGCTCAAGTCATCTGGAGATATGCTACAAACGTTGGAGAGATAGAGGATCAAAAGGTATTGGAATCAGGTTGGATTTTAGAGCAGTAA